One stretch of Oncorhynchus keta strain PuntledgeMale-10-30-2019 chromosome 16, Oket_V2, whole genome shotgun sequence DNA includes these proteins:
- the LOC118395462 gene encoding DNA repair protein complementing XP-A cells homolog, whose amino-acid sequence MDLLEPPTPVKDNASSPSESKAKNCDLTPAMRAKIERNRQRALMLRQARLASRPSAGEGGGTSAKVAKIVDSGGGFFIDEEEEGQEEQRTKEVVHQPAPVMEADYLLCDDCDKPFMDSYLSNGFDLAVCDNCRDNEVKHKLISRTETKQLYLLKDCDLDQREPVLRFVLRKNPHNPHWGDMKLYLKLQVEKRSLEVWGSEEALEEAKEAREENREVQKQKRFNKKVKELRRAVRSSVWTKDTSAHQHEYGPEEMVDEEEDLYRKVCNTCGHELTYEKM is encoded by the exons ATGGATCTGTTGGAGCCTCCAACGCCGGTGAAGGATAATGCTTCCTCTCCTTCGGAGTCCAAAGCCAAGAACTGCGATCTGACCCCCGCAATGAGAGCCAAGATCGAACGAAACAGACAGCGGGCTCTGATGCTGAGGCAAGCCCGACTGGCCAGCAGACCATCGGCAGGGGAAGGGGGTGGAACCTCGGCTAAAGTCGCTAAGATAGTCGACTCTGGAGGAGGTTTCTTCAttgatgaagaagaggagggacaggaggagcAAAGGACAAAGGAAGTGGTGCATCAACCAG CCCCGGTGATGGAGGCAGACTATCTGCTGTGTGATGACTGTGACAAGCCCTTTATGGATTCCTACCTTAGCAACGGCTTCGATCTGGCAGTCTGTGACAACTGCAG agacaacgaggTGAAACACAAGCTGATATCCCGTACAGAGACTAAGCAGCTCTACCTACTGAAGGACTGTGACCTGGACCAGAGGGAGCCAGTGCTGAGGTTTGTCCTGAGGAAGAACCCACACAACCCTCATTGGGGAGACATGAAACTCTACCTCAAGCTGCAG GTGGAGAAGCGCTCCTTAGAGGTGTGGGGCTCTGAGGAGGCCCTGGAGGAGGCCAAGGAGgccagagaggagaacagggaggtgCAGAAGCAGAAGCGCTTCAACAAAAAGGTTAAAG AGCTCCGCCGTGCAGTGAGGAGCAGCGTGTGGACAAAGGACACCAGCGCTCACCAGCACGAGTACGGCCCTGAGGAGATGGTGGATGAAGAGGAGGATCTCTACAGGAAGGTCTGTAACACCTGTGGACACGAACTGACCTATGAGAAGATGTAG